AAGAGGAGCTTAACGACGTGAAAAATCGTCGTATTTTGACATTCAAAATATACCCGTTGTCTATTACGATTTTTGTGGTAGTAGGAGTCCATCAGTGACCAGAATATGCTTTATAATATTAGAGACGGTGGTAGCCTATTGGCCCAAGTCTCCACTTCCTTCCACCGCTCGCAAACCAAGCCTTGCAGCTTCAAGGGCCGTCCGAGTTCTCTTCCCAGGACACCGAACTTCATCAAAAGACCCAGCAATCATTTGAGTTTCGTGTCTAATTCCATCTAATTGGAATCAGATTAATTGACCACCCTCCTCATTCCTTTTTGTGCAGCTAATTGATTGGGTGAAACTTTTCATCCCATGAAGGACAAAGGAGGACCACATGCCCGCTAATGCAAAAGGGTGAGACATTTCGAAGTGGCCATTGTTGTGTCCCCTAATCATTCATATATACTTTTCATTGTATGATATTATAATCTATCCCAAATGTTAGGGACAGATTATTGCTTTGTACAAAATTTTAAGTAAATAATGCTAGGGATACTAAATTTGTGCTTTAAATTTGAGCCTCAAATGATCTGGCACGTGCcacgtaataaaatattaaataagaATTCTAACTTGGATTATGATTtagttaatttcttttaacaaaaaaaaaaaattaacaactTTATACATGCCAACCCTAATATTAATGTATCTTTGCTAGGGGTAAAATCTCCAAttctatacatatatgtaATGTGAgcccatgaatttttttggaattttagtTCAAGCAAATGTGTGGAAATGATGCGCTGGACTTGTTGTTGTACTTGTTGCCAAATTTGCCCAACACGCTCGCCTTTGTTTCAACGAATTCTATTGTCGTCAATGTTGTAGTTTCAACCCTTCCTTGCATGCACCACCTCCCCTCCGCCTTCATGATATTCGTTGTTGAAGTCTAAAATCCCAACGTCTTTGCCTTCTTACGCCATTACATTCCTGCGAGGTCTTGTTGCtttcattaatatttttagttattCTTTTTGGTTCTTAAAATCAAACCGTCTATGAAACGTTTAATTGTCCGAAATGAATCTCTAGATTTATGGCTTGTCAACATCAAACCCtaaaacaaactaattttgtgtttcaaagaattttggaatttcaaCATCTATTCCGATTCCTAAAAACTCTAAATTTTCGGAATATTTGGAAAACTACGAAACTTAtatatttcagaatttttttgacaaacttcggaaaataattcaaattttaaacatGCTTTAAGCATTTGAAACGTTAAGATCGGCTCAAAATTGAAACCCcaatatatttcaaaattctgaattttcaGAGTCTTGAGCTGTGTTCCGATTCCAATCCAattttttcagaatttttgaatttcaaaactttttttaatgtcATATTTGATTTACAAgtacaaaaattagaaattttcGAATTGGAATCTGCTGGAATTGAAATTTACAATCCAACTTGCCCCTCTaatagaaatgaaaacaataaacGATTTTATGGGAATTGTTCATCTCCTACTACTGGCACGGGTTTTCCACAATGTCTTTTGTGTCATCACTAACAATAATTCTTGGTCATGTTcgtcaaaaaaatttattcataGTGTCGAATTTTTTAGGTTTATCATAGCctactttaaatttattaaataagtagcagagaaaaaacaaaacaaaacgtAAGTAAATAGATTGAGCAGATAGAACTTGCTCAATTTCAACAAACTTATCAATACAAGGTTATTGGAAGAGCGTAAAATTGAATACAGAAGTTATCAATACAGGGTAAATAGATGAATGCCTAGAGATGTGGCTCAATAAGTTAAAAAGTTGAAACTCAGACAAGGATAAAGTCTTGGGTAGGGCTGCCTGATCACATGGGTTGTGCGCAATTGTAGTCACTAAAGAGTAGGACCCCTTGCACTTTGGTCACATTCAACCCAACCTAGTCCCAACCCTTTAACTCTGTGACCTCTAAATGACATAAATCTACCTAGGTTGTGTGAAAGGAGTACCATGCAGGAACAAATCGTCCAAATATTCACACCACCCTTTCACACAACTATACTATCAACACTAGTTTACACCCCATTAGTAAGTTGAATAAAGAAGATAAGTGAGTAAAAGACTTTCGCTCATGTGGGTGTGAAGCTGTTTAACAATTGCGGTTCATGATAACAATAGAAATTTGATGGGGTTACCTTTTTCTATGCGATTACCTTTTTCTATGTCTCATCATGTGAAAGAAACATGAACACCAATAGGAAAAACGAAAATTTTCCACCCACATAAAATACCTTTTGAGTCTTGACTATACTATCCAGGTTCATTATCAggacttttatttatttattatttccatttttataCAAGATGGGTCTCCAAATGAAGCTGAATACCTGCACAACAAGGAGATGGCAACAAGTACTACAACTCAAGGAAAGACAAAGCAAGAAGCTCAAGCGAAGAAGAAGGAACGAGCACAATGCCCATGGTATAAGCTTTGGTAATAGTAGGGATGTGGGTCTTGATCAAAATCATAGAAGGATCAACCCCTAACATATGCTCATCAGTAATCTGTGTGTATTTggatttattattaatttgcACAAACGAGAAGAGGAAATTTTCCTGTCCATGAggaaattaattttctttaaatgcAATGAACATCTCAAAGCTTTATTCTGAGCATGAGAAAGAACTAATAACGAAGAAATCTGACTTATTGATTGCCACAAAACAAGTCCATACAGATATCTAGTTTTTCCTGCCCCATCACATGTGGTAGAGTCTTGACCTGCCCCATAAAATCTAGTTTTTCGCcaactatttatttttcttcttcttagtCGTGCCATTTTTTTCACTCAAGCCGCttgcttcattttttgttttgcttacTCACCATtgatatataaaagaaaaaagaagaagcaataacaaaaagaacaagaagaccAAGAAGACCAAGAAGAAATGGTACGCTCGACTTCTTGTTGTACTTGTTGCCAACTTTGCTAATCCCAACACGCTCGCCTTTGTTTGCATAAAATGTATTGCCACAAATGTTGTGGTTTCGACCCCTCCTTGGTTGATGGACATCCACACCACCTTCACCTTCTTCGTTGTAAGCATCGTGAATCCCAACATCTGTGCTATTTATTGCGCAGAAATCATTCTCATTAATGTGGAAGGTCTCGTTGGTTTCATCAGTATTTTCTGCCtcactattttctttttgctggAGCTCTTGTTCAGTTCTTTCTTCTTGGGGATCTTGTTCAGAAAGCGTTCTAGAGCGACCAGGAAAGCGGTTTCTTACCCACTCTTGAGAGCTCTGGTTCAATTGTTCAGTTTCAGATCGAGATCGAGACCcatcttatatatatgcaaagaTAAAAATGGAAAGATCTTCCAATAAGTAGAGACAAATACTCTAAAATCAGATGGAAGACAATCTTTCAATAAAGGGAAGTTACTATTGTAAACTAATTACATAAATTCCTTAAACCCTATACACACATAGAATCACATCAAGGAAAAGATCttgaatgaaataaaaatattaatcatAATATATAGTACTTACCTGCCATTGATGAAAGCTCAAAAGAAAAGTCTTCTATTCTCTGGAGAGTTCTTATGTTCAATTAGCAATAGGGATGACTAAATGTTTTTTAAGGTGTGTTTATAAGAGAGCATGTGACCTCCtcttgaatatatatatatatatatatatatattattatgttGTAAAGTCAACAACGTGGATTCCAAAATGGCAAGCCCCACTACCCaattgattgaagaatatTTAATGATGTTTGTCTATCAATTATTCGAGTGAAGCCAAATGCTTGTGAAGTGAACAGCCAATGTCTTTGACCTATAAATAGATACCTCCATCAGTAGAACAGGGTGCtttgagaagagaaagagaaggaagaaagagggtgagtgagtggagaggaaagagagcagagagaaattctccaagagagaaaattcagtgagccacatatattgtaaacactaaagttattgccctattattttatataatggaaaagttactgctactgctctccgaggacgtaggcatagccgaacctcgttaaatgctgtgtctcatctactttacgtgcagctcaatattcgcacatattCCAATTCAATTTATAACATATTAGTCTTTGTTATATCTACAATATTCTTAATGATCAACTTGGGAAAGTCTTTCcagcaaaaaccaaaaaaacttGGAAAAGTCTGGTAAAAAAGGACCCCTCTTGTCCTAATCAAAGAGGGAACGGACAGACTTTTTTAAGTGGCCATGCTTGTGGAAAAATTCTACAAGCATATGAATTCTAATTTAGTGTAGGCAAAGCAATAATTTAGATTCCTTGTCAAATTCCAATAATACCCATGTCGAAAAAATTAGTTGAACTGTCACGCCCCATACTTTGAGCAAATATTCCAAAGCAAATTCAGAGAAATATTtcactatatatatttgttgacttgaaaaattatcaacatttattaataataaaaataattaaataccaGCCTAAGCTGTGAGTTAATAGTAACTGATAACATCCTTATGGGGTGCTAGTATTGCTTAACTGAGCATGGAGATTGCATAGAGAGGTAGAGCTGCTTCCTAAATAGATATTAGAATTCTTGAGCTTGTTTGTGTGAGTGAACATCCGTATATTCatataatatgaaaatattattatggttaaaaaaaatttgccatGACTTAAtaccataaaataatttttttaataactaaaattcatcATCGATTAGCATGCAATGGCAATCATTAATCAAATTCAcaaatattttaatgtttcaatttgagaaaaaggaagaggaagaagaagacatgaacttttttttttgttttgtcttgAGTGGGTGAAATCAtacactacaaaaaaaaaaattaattaaattagatTATTATATTGTTAACAGAAAGAGAAGTAATGTAGATACAACTACCGAATGACACAATACTAACTCAAACATGACTTGCCTACTAAAGTCAAGGCGTTGATTTCCAACTCAACCAAATACTCACTTGTGTTATTGTCCTgctcaagtatatatataatacctataatattaatatatatatatatattgttgaggcccaaaaaaaattcaagggGCTAAGCCCAGATTAATTCTTGGCCCAACACAAATAAACGCAAAAGAAGCTCAATCGGGACTAAAGAGAATTTGTAGGATGCACCAATACAAGCTACGGGCCACGTATCATGCCAAGCAAGCATGTACAAAAGAGCCGGGAGTATACCAACTTTACAAAATCACGCTCACACATCCATTCGGTGTTACTTGACCCGATTATAGCCTATCACGGCATAATAATAAAGCTCAATTACAAGCGTAAATGTCATGCAAGGAGAACCAGTATTCTAACACCAAGCTATGccacaagcttaagtgggcccaagccacaaAATTACCCTAGGCTTGCTGAGAAGGTTGTGGTGTGGATGGGTACAAGCATTCACTAGGCCCATTTAAGGGATCAAGGAATGAGAATTTTGGGCTACTTTGGAGCACCAAAACTCGAGCCCATTTCTTGGCCCCAAAAACATGGActagcatgagagagagagagaacatgaCCCAATACCTTAGGAAAAATACAGTTGTTTGCTTAGAAAACTCTATGTTAATTAGAATGCCCAATACTTTATTAAAAACACAACAGGCAAACTGCttccagcagcttgacgaaaacAAGCTGACCTGTTGTTGAAGAGTAGAATATCACCGACCTATGGCCTTAGGAAAAGCTTAGCCCAACACTCTATAAAATATCTAGCAGATACGTTCAGCCTTTGCCCAAACGGAAGCCAACACAAAAATCATAGGAAATCCATGCGAGCAAGAGGTTTACCCGTTGGGTAAATAGCATGTCCATTCCCACCTTTTTCTCTGTTAGCTCCCATAGGAAAAATCGAGAAGAAAGTTAGTGGCGCTTCACCCTTATGGAGAAAGACCAGCCATGCCTAAACCTTAAACCCCAAATGGGGggtattttcttatttacattgtaaacttaagtaaattgagtaatataaaaataaattaaagtaaaaggacaaagacatttacttaaatgttgaaaatagaaataagATAATCTGTACACCAGTTGAGCAAAGGGGAAGTTTGAAGCACCTACAATGGTTTTTTGGGCGAAGGGAGATGCAGCTGCATCTCCTTGCGCCTTAATAGATCCGACTCTGACTGTAGGTTCGCCAGACCTAACTAAAATACGTATCCGACGCGTGTCGAAGAGTATACCATGTATATCGTATCCAACGGAGTATCCAACAacctattataatttattaataagaGTATCCTTGCTTCATAAGTggatataaagaaaaaagctaGAACAAGAGGAAACAGTACTGATCCCATGTagacaaagaagaaacaaaaaacttatTCAGCATTAATATATTGATGGGatgtagaagaagaagaaaagaaatacagAAATATAAGACAAATAACATTCAGATTCAGAGAAAAGTTCAAGTGTAGGAGCTCTGGTGGCCATAAATCTCCAAACCATACAtctcagtttttgttttcttcttgcaaATTTCAGCCTGTCTATTCAGCAGACCCTTAGCTTTTgatcttatttatattttcttcttgttcgtACCGCTAGCTTCgctatatatattatatatagcaAAAACTAGAATAATAAGCCCACCAAGAAAGAATGATACGTTCGACATGGAGTAGTTGTTGCCAAATTTGCCAATCCCCACACGCTGGCCTTTGTTTGAATGGATTTTATTGCCCTTAATGTCGTAGTTTCGAGCCCTCCTTGCTTTAAGACCATCAATATAACCTGCACGATAGTCGTTGTTGAAGTCGAAAACCCCAACTTCTGTGGCTTCAGATGAGCTGATTTCATTCCTATGAATCTTCCAGGTCTCACTATTTTCGTTCTCCGGAAGCTCTTGTTCATTTCTTTCTCCAGTGGACTCTTCTCCAGAATTCTCCTCGGGGCTCTTGTTCAGTTGTTCAGCTTCAGTTCGAGATCCATCTTATATgcaaagagaaaaatgaaaattaatctTCAAATAATCTTCAAAATAATCTTCAAAAATGCAAGTTACTATTGTAAAATAAGTACTAAATTCCTTAGGCATGCACGCATAGAATCACATCAAGGAGAAGATCTtgaatcaaataaatttacaTACCTGCCATTGATGAAAGCTGTAGAGTTCTTATGTTCAACAGGCAATACAGACAAGATGTTTTGAATGTGTGTTTGGAGTAGAGGATGGATCTCTTTAAAACCAGTAGAAAGGCACTGTTTAAGCCTTCATCGAtaagtttcaataaaataaataagtacTTTGTGTGGAGAAGGTTCCATTGACTGAGCAGCTAACTTAATAGGAAGGTTTTTCTTCGAAAATGAATGACTTATAGTTTATTGA
The window above is part of the Prunus dulcis chromosome 1, ALMONDv2, whole genome shotgun sequence genome. Proteins encoded here:
- the LOC117614021 gene encoding uncharacterized protein LOC117614021 isoform X2; translation: MADGSRTEAEQLNKSPEENSGEESTGERNEQELPENENSETWKIHRNEISSSEATEVGVFDFNNDYRAGYIDGLKARRARNYDIKGNKIHSNKGQRVGIGKFGNNYSMSNVSFFLGGLIILVFAIYNIYSEASGTNKKKI
- the LOC117616277 gene encoding uncharacterized protein LOC117616277, whose product is MADGSRSRSETEQLNQSSQEWVRNRFPGRSRTLSEQDPQEERTEQELQQKENSEAENTDETNETFHINENDFCAINSTDVGIHDAYNEEGEGGVDVHQPRRGRNHNICGNTFYANKGERVGISKVGNKYNKKSSVPFLLGLLGLLVLFVIASSFFFYISMVSKQNKK
- the LOC117614021 gene encoding uncharacterized protein LOC117614021 isoform X1; the encoded protein is MADGSRTEAEQLNKSPEENSGEESTGERNEQELPENENSETWKIHRNEISSSEATEVGVFDFNNDYRAGYIDGLKARRARNYDIKGNKIHSNKGQRVGIGKFGNNYSMSNVSFFLGGLIILVFAIYNIYSEASGTNKKKI